The following proteins are encoded in a genomic region of Glycine max cultivar Williams 82 chromosome 18, Glycine_max_v4.0, whole genome shotgun sequence:
- the LOC100775434 gene encoding transcription factor MYB1R1 codes for MCSAEKDGIMLFGVRLTVSDNNPTTLRKSASMNNLSQYDSQPPHDPNAGYASDDVVHPSRHTRERKRGVPWTEEEHRLFLLGLQNVGKGNWRGISRNFVMTRTPTQVASHAQKYFLRCHRQNRRRRRSSLFDITTNSVMEPWPEKEEEQAAAPSTRLKPVLPVPQSSKMAELDLNGKSLSLKLSVSKPPISNENFGGGGDSISSVA; via the exons atgtgttccGCAGAGAAGGACGGGATCATGCTCTTCGGCGTGCGCCTCACCGTATCGGATAATAACCCTACAACCTTAAGGAAGAGCGCCAGCATGAACAATCTCTCCCAATACGACTCTCAACCACCGCACGATCCCAACGCAGGGTACGCCTCAGACGATGTCGTTCATCCCTCCCGTCACACCCGAGAACGCAAACGAG GTGTTCCGTGGACGGAGGAAGAACACAGGTTGTTCCTGTTGGGATTACAGAACGTTGGAAAAGGAAATTGGAGAGGAATTTCTAGAAACTTCGTGATGACTCGAACCCCGACACAGGTTGCTAGTCATGCTCAGAAGTACTTCCTCCGCTGCCACAGGCAGAACCGCCGCCGCCGGAGATCTAGTCTCTTCGACATCACCACCAACTCG GTGATGGAACCGTGGCCGGAGAAGGAAGAGGAACAAGCGGCGGCGCCATCTACTAGGTTGAAACCGGTTCTGCCGGTGCCTCAGTCGTCGAAGATGGCAGAGTTGGACTTGAATGGGAAGTCGCTGTCGCTGAAGCTTTCGGTATCCAAGCCACCTATTTCTAATGAGAATTTTGGCGGTGGTGGGGATAGCATTAGCAGTGTTGCTTGA
- the LOC100776517 gene encoding uncharacterized protein: MACPEGQKVAFGTYTLVEEAEYWWENTRQCLDAEGQEFLEKYFPEDVTNKKEMEFLELKQGNMTVAEYAAKFEELVRYFPHYQGRDGESSKCVTFLNGLRPDVGSIGAWRIASRPEVKHAVNYKGVRQFPLLVNMCRIRDEDSHDRASYYKSTGPMKNKKNRPQHRGNPYSTPPKQNGNRPNNQRIVATGLAGGSGSKPNTFPTQITCYRSLG; this comes from the exons ATGGCATGTCCAGAAGGGCAAAAAGTTGCTTTTGGTACATATACTCTGGTGGAAGAAGCTGAGTATTGGTGGGAGAATACTCGCCAATGCCTAGATGCTGAAGGTCAAGAG tttTTAGAGAAATACTTTCCTGAGGATGTTACGAATAAGAAAGAGATGGAGTTCTTGGAGCTCAAGCAGGGAAACATGACTGTAGCTGAATATGCAGCCAAGTTTGAGGAGCTGGTGAGGTACTTTCCCCATTATCAAGGGAGAGATGGTGAAAGTTCCAAGTGTGTGACGTTTCTGAATGGCTTGCGACCTGATGTaggctccattggagctt ggaggattgcatcacgaCCTGAAGTGAAGCATGCTGTGAATTACAAGGGTGTCCGTCAGTTTCCACTCTTGGTTAACATGTGCCGAATTCGGGATGAAGACTCTCATGATAGAGCAAGCTATTATAAGAGTACAGGTCcaatgaagaacaaaaagaataGACCTCAACATCGGGGAAATCCGTACTCGACCCCTCCTAAGCAAAATGGTAACCGCCCCAACAATCAGAGGATTGTTGCAACGGGGTTAGCGGGGGGTAGTGGTAGCAAACCCAATACTTTCCCCACTCAGATCACTTGTTACAGATCACTTGGTTAA